ATATAAAGTGAATAAACAATTTTTATTTTTATTATTTAATTTCACTTCTTATTTTCGATTTATTTTTAAAAAAGTTAAAGAAAATACTTTTCAATAAATAAGTTAGAACTATAAAAAAGAAAATCCCCAACAGGCGTTGGGGATATGTGCTTGATAATGAATAAGATGAGGAGGCTCTCGAAATATTCCTCTAGGAATTCTTATTTTGCTGAAGATTGCAGCTCTACCACTTTATCAGATACGGGGAAGACGATTTCCTTTCTCATTAAGAAGACCCCAAATAGGTTAAAGCACAGGAGAAGAGCTCCAGATACAGACATGATCAATAGGGCTGTGTTTTGCGATAAGAAGCAAAACATAGGTAATATAGCAGCTCCGTATAGGGTATAGATTTTCGATCCCATATTTCCGTAAAGAAACTTTGCACATTTTTTCCCGACAAGGAAATACGAAATAATCGTTGTATAGCCCGTGGCGAAGAAGAATGTGGGGAGGAGGATCTTCACAAGAGGGAAATAGGTGGCTAAGGCATGTTCAACAGCTTGAGAAGCGTTGTCAAGGCCTAGAGACCAAGATCCGGATGCAAGTACCATCAGTAAGCTTAGTGTACAGATAAGGTTATCGATAAGAAGTCCTATGATACTTAGCTGAGCCTGTGTTTCTGGACGTTTTGCGGAACTCTCACTTTGAATAATGGAATCAAATCCAATACCAATATCTCCGGAATAAGCGGCTCTGGAGATCCCTTGGTGGATTGTCGTTGCTACAGTACAACCAGCAAAGCCTCCAATAGCACCATGCCCTGTAAATGCTGATGAAAATACGGCTGAAAACAGAGCCGGAAGCTGGTGGAACTCTTTTATAAGTATGTATAGAGATAGTACACAGTATAAGGTGAGGAAAAATGGAAGTACGACAGCACAGATTTTCCCAATACGCTGCAATCCCCCTTGAACTGCATAGAGAATTAAAAATAGCAAACCAAAAATAGTGAATAATTTTGGGATGTTCCAGCAGTGGGAAATTGTGTCAGCAATAACAGAAAACTGATAGATTTCTACACCGTAAATACAGAGCAATACGGCTACAATAATAGGGATGAGTTTGGTCCCATAAGCTTTATCTAGGAAGTACATTGGCCCACCTTGATAAACGCCGTCGCTATCTACCTTACGGAATTTAATCCCTAAGTACACCTCGGAGTATTTCACTATGGAACCAAAAATTCCCGCAATCCAAACCCAAAATAGGGCTCCGGGACCACCGATGCACGCAGCAGTAACAATCCCTACAACATTACCAATACCGATATTGCCACTCGCTGAAGCAAAAAATACCTTCAACGGATGAATGCCTCTTTCGTGTTCCTTTCCCTTTTTCTTGGAAGACTCCTGCATATACTGGTAGAAAAGCCTGCAGAATTGAGGAATTTTGGTAAATTGAGAAAAACCAGATTTCCACGAAAAGCTTATCCCCAGGAAAAGAATCATGAGAAAAGCCACATATGACCAGAAGAAGTCATCAAAGGTGGCTAGTAAAGACAAGACCGCGTTCATGGTAAAAACTTTTTTTATAATTAAAATATTTAAACAGTTCTTTGGTAAGAAGATGGGTAAACTATTATCTCTATTTTATCTTTTGTTTAGTAGGAAAATAAAGCTTATATACGAAGATAAAAGTTCCTAAAGAGATAAAAATATCGGCAAAATTAAAAGTTGGGAAATACCACCGTTTAAAACCGATAGAAATAAAATCGACAACATGCCTGTAGAATAGGATGTCTCCAACGTTCCCAATAGCTCCGGAACAGAGGAGAATCAGGGAGAAGCGGATTGAAGGGGAGGTTCTTTTCTTTCTTAGAAAAAGAAAGGCAAGAATACCTAAAATAATTGCTATACGTATGGCAAATAAGAAATATTTATATTTTGAAAATATCCCGAAGGCAGCGCCTTCATTAAAAGTAGGGCAAATACAAAAAATTAGCTTACCCCAACTATACTGGTATAGTATGGGGCGAGCGTCGGGTAAATTCCCCCGGTACAGTAAAACAGCTAGTTTGGAAACCCAATCGATAAGGACGAAAAATGAAATAGCGAGGAAAGTAGATCGGGAGCGACTAGACATGGGGATTAGTTTCCGTAAAGTAGACCTTTTTCGAACTCGGATTGAGCTTTGACGGTCATTGTGGCGTAGGGAATAGCCATTAAACGGGCTAGAGGAATTTCTTCACCACTTACGTCACAAATCCCATAAGAGGACTCTTCGATTTTTTCTAAAGCGCGATTGATCTGTCTTAATAATTCATACTCTTTGGTTGTTACCTCCAAGCTGATTGTTCTATCAAAAGTATCCGTTCCCTGATCAGCTTGATGTTGAGAATATCCAGTAGCTTCGTTAGGCTTTTTGACTTCTTGAGCGTTCCCTTCTAGGGTATGAGATAGCTTATATTTCATCTCTAGAAGTCTTTGTTTAAAATTGGCTATTTCGTCCTCAGACAACGGCATAGTTTCCTCTCTTTAACCTTAAAATAATAACTATTTTTCCATATCCGGAGTTGCAGATAGCAAAACCTCCATTAATTCGCCAACATCTTTAAATCTTCTATAGACGCAGGCAAATCTAATGTAGGCAATCATGTCTGCCTTTTTTAGATATTTCATTACTAGTTCGCCAATTTCTTTGGTAGAGATTTCCCTATTTTGTTTGCCCAAGAGCTCAGACTTCACGTTAGAGGCTATCGCATGCACTTGATCCTGACCTATACGTGTATGACTAGAGGCGGCATTTAATCCGTTAATTAGTTTAGATTCTTGGAAATTCTCGTAACGACCATCGCGTTTTAGTACCTGCAGAGTGAGCTCAACGGTTTCAAAAGTGGTAAACCTTTGTCCACAATTTAAGCACTCTCGTCGGCGTTTAATCGCATTTGCCTCTGGCGCATTTCTCGAATCTATAACCTTTAATTCCCCATGATTGCAAAAAGGACACTGCATGGGAGCTACCTCCTAAAGTTAAGGTAGTCTAAGAAAATAATAATTTTAACGCAGGATAAATCTATGCGACTATAAGTTGCAAATTTTTTTTCCTAATCCATAAAAATAGGGCTTGCGACAGATGCGGATAGCGTGATAAGTTCTCGCCATTTTTGCGAAAGTGCAACATCTTATCGCAAGGGTATTTTATTGTAAATATTAGTTGTTTAGGGATTAAGAATGTTTTCAGGGATAGTTCAGGAGCTTGGTGAAATATTTAGTGTTGAGCCAAGAGAAGAGGGGTTAACTATAGGTGTGCAAGGGTCTCCCACATGCATTTCCGAGTTGGAAATCGGCTGTAGTGTTGCTATTGATGGTGTTTGTCTTACTGTAATTAGACTTGAGGAAGAAGGTAAAATGTTTTTTGATATCATTCCTGAGACTCTTGCCTGCACTACAATAGGAGATAGAAGTGTTGGGGATCGTGTAAATATCGAACGTTCTTTAAAAGTTTCTGATGAAATTGGGGGGCATATGGTTTCCGGTCATGTTTGCGGTATCGGAGAGATTGTGCGTATAGAGAAAAATCGGTATTATTTTCGTGTACCAAGTTCCTTATCTCTATATCTTTTTGAAAAGGGATTTGTTTCAGTAGATGGAATTAGCCTGACTGTTGTCACTGTGAATGAAGATGTGTTTTCAGTAGGATTAATTCCTGAGACGCTATCTCGAACAACATTAGGATATAAGCGAGAAGGGTCAAAAGTAAATATTGAGCCTGA
The Chlamydia caviae GPIC genome window above contains:
- a CDS encoding amino acid carrier protein; the protein is MNAVLSLLATFDDFFWSYVAFLMILFLGISFSWKSGFSQFTKIPQFCRLFYQYMQESSKKKGKEHERGIHPLKVFFASASGNIGIGNVVGIVTAACIGGPGALFWVWIAGIFGSIVKYSEVYLGIKFRKVDSDGVYQGGPMYFLDKAYGTKLIPIIVAVLLCIYGVEIYQFSVIADTISHCWNIPKLFTIFGLLFLILYAVQGGLQRIGKICAVVLPFFLTLYCVLSLYILIKEFHQLPALFSAVFSSAFTGHGAIGGFAGCTVATTIHQGISRAAYSGDIGIGFDSIIQSESSAKRPETQAQLSIIGLLIDNLICTLSLLMVLASGSWSLGLDNASQAVEHALATYFPLVKILLPTFFFATGYTTIISYFLVGKKCAKFLYGNMGSKIYTLYGAAILPMFCFLSQNTALLIMSVSGALLLCFNLFGVFLMRKEIVFPVSDKVVELQSSAK
- the lspA gene encoding signal peptidase II — encoded protein: MSSRSRSTFLAISFFVLIDWVSKLAVLLYRGNLPDARPILYQYSWGKLIFCICPTFNEGAAFGIFSKYKYFLFAIRIAIILGILAFLFLRKKRTSPSIRFSLILLCSGAIGNVGDILFYRHVVDFISIGFKRWYFPTFNFADIFISLGTFIFVYKLYFPTKQKIK
- a CDS encoding TraR/DksA family transcriptional regulator; the protein is MPLSEDEIANFKQRLLEMKYKLSHTLEGNAQEVKKPNEATGYSQHQADQGTDTFDRTISLEVTTKEYELLRQINRALEKIEESSYGICDVSGEEIPLARLMAIPYATMTVKAQSEFEKGLLYGN
- the nrdR gene encoding transcriptional regulator NrdR: MQCPFCNHGELKVIDSRNAPEANAIKRRRECLNCGQRFTTFETVELTLQVLKRDGRYENFQESKLINGLNAASSHTRIGQDQVHAIASNVKSELLGKQNREISTKEIGELVMKYLKKADMIAYIRFACVYRRFKDVGELMEVLLSATPDMEK
- a CDS encoding riboflavin synthase, which gives rise to MFSGIVQELGEIFSVEPREEGLTIGVQGSPTCISELEIGCSVAIDGVCLTVIRLEEEGKMFFDIIPETLACTTIGDRSVGDRVNIERSLKVSDEIGGHMVSGHVCGIGEIVRIEKNRYYFRVPSSLSLYLFEKGFVSVDGISLTVVTVNEDVFSVGLIPETLSRTTLGYKREGSKVNIEPDMATKTQVDTLRRLYPPQQNR